Genomic window (Bosea vaviloviae):
GGGGCTTGCCGCCGTGGTCGATTGGCTGGCCTCCGAGACCCGCCTCGATGGCGTCGCCCTCTCGCCAGGCTGGCAGCCGGCGATGCGTGGCGCTGCTTGAGGACCACCGGGCGCGCCGGGCCGCCTTGCGTTGGCGCGGGGAGCACTCTTGCATCAACGCGCGACGGGAAGCGTTGTCGAGCGCCTGAGGCTCGCCTATGTCTGACGCTCCCGAGCCTGACCCGCCCGCGCCGAAATGCGCGGGCGGTCGCATGGCTGCATGCCTTACTCTGCCGGAGCGCCCATGGCTCGCGATGTGTCCGATTCGACCCCGATCGGTTCCAAGGACGAATTGATCTCCTGGATCGCCGCCGGCGAGAAGCCGGCCTCCGCGTTCAGGATGGGGACGGAGCATGAGAAGTTCCCGTTCTATGCGCATGACCTGTCCCCGGTGCCTTACGAGGGGCGCGACGGTAGGGGCGGCATCCGCCATCTGCTGGAAGGCATGCAGGAGAGGCTCGGCTGGGAGCCGATCGTCGATGACGGCCACATCATCGGCCTTGCCGGCCCTGAAGGCGGCGGCGCGATCTCGCTGGAGCCCGGCGGCCAGTTCGAGCTCTCAGGCGCGCCGGTCGAGACGCTGCACGATACCGCCGATGAGCTCGCTAACCATCTCGCCGACGTCAAGGCGATCGCCGCGCCCCATGGCATCGACTTCGTCGCGCTCGGCCACTCGCCGCTCTGGACGCGCGCCCAGACGCCGATGATGCCCAAGGGCCGCTACAAGATCATGGCGAACTACATGCCCAAGGTCGGCACGCGCGGCCTCGACATGATGTTCCGCACCTGCACCGTGCAGGTGAACCTCGATTTCGCGACCGAGGCCGACATGGTCAGGAAGCTCAGGGTCTCGCTCGCCCTGCAGCCACTGGCGACGGCGCTCTTCGCTGCCTCGCCCTTCACCGAGGGCAAGCTCAACGGCCTTCAGTCGGTGCGTTCGGAGATCTGGCTCGATACCGACAAGGCGCGCTCCGGCATGCTTGCCTTCGCCTTCGACGAGGGCATGTCCTATGAGGGTTATGTCGACTGGGCGCTCGACGTTCCCATGTATTTCGTCAAGCGCGGCGCGGTCTATCACGACGTCGCCGGCGCTTCCTTCCGCGATCTGCTTGCGGGCAAGCTTGCGCAATTGCCGGGTGAGCGCGCTACGATCTCCGACTGGGCGAACCATCTCTCGACGCTGTTCCCCGAGGTCAGGCTCAAGCGCTTCCTCGAGATGCGCGGCGCCGATGCCGGGCCGCCCGAGATGCTGAACGCCCTGCCGGCCTTTTGGGTCGGCCTGCTCTACGACCAGGTCGCGCTGGATGCGGCCTGGGATCTGGTCAAGGGTTGGAGCGCCGAGGAGCGCCAGGCGCTGCGCGATGCGGTGCCGAAAGCTGGCCTCGAAGCGCGCATCGGCGGGCGTATGCTGCGGGATCTGGCGCGGGACGTGCTGGCGCTGGCGCGCGGCGGCCTCGCCCGGCGGGCGCGGCTGGATGGCGCGGGGCGGGACGAGACGGGTTTCCTCGCGCCGCTCGATGCGATCGTCGCGCAGGACCGCACCCTTGCGCAGCAACTCGCGTCACGCTTCGAGGACGAGTGGTCGGGAGAGATCGCGCCCCTGTTCCCGGCGCTTGCTCTGTAAGGCATTCGAGCCGATTTCGGCAGCCATGTTAACGATTTGGCCGAATTTGTTCGGTATTTCCAAAACATGGAACGGATCAGAATGGCCATTTCCGACTTTGCCAGCGATGCGCGCGGCGCAACGGCGATCGAGTATGGCCTGGTCGTGAGTCTGATATCGCTCACGATCGTGGTCTGGGCGACGCAGATTGGCCAGTCGGTGCTGGGCTTCTTCCAGTCGGTGGCGGCCGGCTTCGGTCCCTGAAGCGCAGCGCCCGGCCTTGATCCGGCGCTACCCCCGTCCCTATTCCGCCGCTGTCTTGAAGCTTTGCAGATTGTCGAGGCTCTGGATGATGTGCTCAGCCAGCGCATTGGACAGAACCGAGGGGTCGAAGCGCGTGCGCAGCAGACCGATCTTGCAGGATGGCAGCGTCGCATAGCCATCCGTCGGTCCCAGTATGCGCATGCCGGGCCTGACCGCGCTTTCCGGCAGGACCGAGACGGCAAGCCCTGCGATCACCGCCGCGCCCACCGCTGTCGAATTCCAGCTCGCATAAAGCACGCGGAAGCGCCGGCCCTTGGTCTCCAGTGCCTCGACGGCGGCCTGCCGCCAGTTGCAGGTCGGGCGGCCGAGCGCCAATGGCAGCGGATCCTCCTCATGCACGCCATGGCGCGCCGAGGTTACCCAGAGCAGCGGCTCGATGCGGATGATCTCGCCCTGGCCGCGACTCTCGACATGGGTGATGATGGCGAGGTCGATGTCGCCGGTGGCGATCCGCTCGGCCAGCATCGGCGTCGGCTCGCAGACGACGGTGACCTCGGCGCGCGGGTTGGAGCGGGCGAAGCGGGCCAGAATCTCGGGCAAATAGCGGTCGGCATAGTCGTCGGGCACGCCGAGCCGGATGCGGCCCTTGAGGTCGGCATCGGTGAAGCTCGCGACGCATTCGAGGTTCAGCCGCACGATCCTGCGGGCATAGTCGAGCAGGCGCTCGCCATCCTCGGTCAGCTTGGCATGGCGGCCGTCGCGCCCGAAGAGCGGCCGGCCGACGCGCTCCTCAAGCCGCTTCATCTGCATGGAGACGGCCGATTGCGTCTTGAATACGATCTCGGCGGCGCGGGTGAAGGAGCCTGTATCGGCGATGGCGACGAAGGTCTTGAGCTGGTCGGCGTCGAGAACATGCGCCATGGCGGCCCCCAAACTGGATCATCAATATCCGTGTTGTGAAGCATCATAAGCATTCGTTTGGCTTATGACCAGCGGAAAGCTATCCTTTGGTCAGTTTCGAGGTCTTGCCAGCGGTGCGTCCGGGCGGGGCTTGGGAATACCCGTTATTTGGACCCTTAGGAGGTCGTTATGCTGATCATGACCATTGCCACGAAGCCGTTCGCGTCCGTTTTGGGTGTCGTCACGCGCATCGCTGCGCGAGGGTTTGCCGGCGTAACGTCGCTCACGAAAGCAATCATCCATCGCCGCGAGGTTCTGCGCCTGACAGAGCTGGACGAGCGTGGTCTCAAGGATATCGGCCTCGTCCGGTCCGATGTCGAAGGCGCGCTCGCC
Coding sequences:
- a CDS encoding glutamate--cysteine ligase, which encodes MARDVSDSTPIGSKDELISWIAAGEKPASAFRMGTEHEKFPFYAHDLSPVPYEGRDGRGGIRHLLEGMQERLGWEPIVDDGHIIGLAGPEGGGAISLEPGGQFELSGAPVETLHDTADELANHLADVKAIAAPHGIDFVALGHSPLWTRAQTPMMPKGRYKIMANYMPKVGTRGLDMMFRTCTVQVNLDFATEADMVRKLRVSLALQPLATALFAASPFTEGKLNGLQSVRSEIWLDTDKARSGMLAFAFDEGMSYEGYVDWALDVPMYFVKRGAVYHDVAGASFRDLLAGKLAQLPGERATISDWANHLSTLFPEVRLKRFLEMRGADAGPPEMLNALPAFWVGLLYDQVALDAAWDLVKGWSAEERQALRDAVPKAGLEARIGGRMLRDLARDVLALARGGLARRARLDGAGRDETGFLAPLDAIVAQDRTLAQQLASRFEDEWSGEIAPLFPALAL
- a CDS encoding Flp family type IVb pilin — encoded protein: MAISDFASDARGATAIEYGLVVSLISLTIVVWATQIGQSVLGFFQSVAAGFGP
- a CDS encoding LysR substrate-binding domain-containing protein, which translates into the protein MAHVLDADQLKTFVAIADTGSFTRAAEIVFKTQSAVSMQMKRLEERVGRPLFGRDGRHAKLTEDGERLLDYARRIVRLNLECVASFTDADLKGRIRLGVPDDYADRYLPEILARFARSNPRAEVTVVCEPTPMLAERIATGDIDLAIITHVESRGQGEIIRIEPLLWVTSARHGVHEEDPLPLALGRPTCNWRQAAVEALETKGRRFRVLYASWNSTAVGAAVIAGLAVSVLPESAVRPGMRILGPTDGYATLPSCKIGLLRTRFDPSVLSNALAEHIIQSLDNLQSFKTAAE
- a CDS encoding DUF1127 domain-containing protein, with the translated sequence MLIMTIATKPFASVLGVVTRIAARGFAGVTSLTKAIIHRREVLRLTELDERGLKDIGLVRSDVEGALATSWLDDPSTILAARSGARSGVASARRAEGARQAQVKAPAMKVGPVTRQSVTKQAVACSA